From the genome of Psychrilyobacter atlanticus DSM 19335, one region includes:
- a CDS encoding 3-isopropylmalate dehydratase gives MDKIRGKAYVVGDNIDTDQIIPAIHLVYRTDIEEEAKNYGKYAMSGMDPSSIKVPFIEGDRYESNYTIMISGKNFGCGSSREHAPLSLDKAGIKAVVAESYARIFYRNSVDGGFLIPYETKDRLVDEVKTGDEIEISGNVLKNITTNKEYILGELGDIEGIIKAGGIFNYAVENGFITR, from the coding sequence ATGGATAAGATAAGGGGAAAGGCATATGTAGTAGGAGATAATATCGATACGGATCAGATAATTCCGGCTATTCATTTGGTATATAGGACAGATATAGAGGAGGAAGCTAAAAATTATGGTAAATATGCCATGTCTGGGATGGATCCTAGTTCTATCAAAGTTCCTTTTATAGAGGGTGACAGATATGAATCGAACTATACAATAATGATTTCAGGAAAAAACTTTGGATGCGGATCATCTAGGGAACATGCTCCTCTATCACTTGATAAAGCTGGGATAAAAGCTGTAGTAGCTGAGAGTTATGCAAGGATATTTTATAGGAATTCCGTAGACGGAGGTTTTTTAATTCCATATGAAACTAAAGACAGGTTAGTAGATGAGGTTAAAACTGGAGATGAGATAGAAATCTCAGGAAATGTATTAAAAAATATAACTACAAATAAAGAATATATCCTGGGAGAACTAGGAGATATAGAGGGGATAATAAAAGCTGGTGGGATATTTAATTACGCTGTGGAAAACGGGTTTATAACTAGATAG
- a CDS encoding O-acetylhomoserine aminocarboxypropyltransferase/cysteine synthase family protein — protein MNFKFETLQLHAGQVKDTLTGARAVPIYQTASYTFKDADHGARLFNLEEEGNIYTRIGNPTTEVLEKRVAALEGGVGGLAVASGSAAITYALLTIARSGDEIVSAKGIYGGSYNFLSNTIEDFGIKTRFFETSNLKTLEDAITPKTKVVFIETLENPTGQIVDLDAISKVAKKHGLPLVVDNTFGTPYLIKPIEHGANIVVHSATKFLGGHGTTIAGVIVDGGNFDWKDDRFESFNTPDSGYNNLVYSDLGEQAFILKARVRLLRDTGAALSPFSAFLILQGIETLSLRVERHVENSKKIAEYLNSHPEVDWITHPEFTTEEQKKLANKYYKKGVGSIFTLGLHGGKERAKRFIESLEIFSHLANVADAKSLIIHPASTTHGQLSDEQLKAAGIKPNMIRISIGLENIDDLIGDLENAITNSK, from the coding sequence ATGAATTTTAAATTTGAGACATTACAACTACATGCAGGACAAGTAAAAGATACCTTAACAGGAGCTAGAGCAGTCCCTATCTATCAAACTGCATCATATACTTTTAAAGATGCTGATCACGGAGCTAGACTGTTTAACCTAGAAGAGGAGGGAAACATCTATACAAGAATAGGGAACCCTACAACTGAAGTGTTAGAAAAAAGGGTAGCAGCATTAGAAGGAGGGGTAGGAGGATTGGCAGTCGCCTCGGGATCAGCAGCTATAACTTATGCCCTTCTGACTATAGCTAGATCAGGAGACGAGATAGTTTCAGCCAAGGGGATCTATGGGGGAAGCTACAACTTTTTGTCCAATACAATAGAGGATTTTGGGATAAAAACTAGGTTCTTCGAGACCTCTAATTTAAAGACTTTGGAAGATGCTATAACTCCTAAAACAAAGGTGGTTTTTATAGAGACATTGGAAAATCCCACAGGACAAATAGTCGATCTAGATGCCATATCAAAGGTAGCTAAAAAACATGGATTACCCCTAGTTGTAGATAATACCTTTGGGACACCCTATCTAATAAAACCCATTGAACATGGGGCTAATATAGTAGTTCATTCAGCTACAAAGTTTTTAGGCGGTCATGGAACTACAATAGCAGGAGTTATCGTAGATGGTGGAAATTTTGATTGGAAAGATGATAGATTTGAATCATTTAATACTCCTGATTCGGGATATAATAATCTGGTCTATTCAGATTTAGGAGAACAGGCATTTATACTAAAAGCTAGGGTGAGATTATTACGGGACACAGGAGCAGCTCTTTCTCCTTTTAGTGCTTTCTTGATCTTACAGGGGATTGAAACACTTTCTCTCAGGGTAGAAAGACATGTAGAAAATTCAAAAAAAATAGCTGAATACCTAAACTCTCATCCGGAAGTGGATTGGATAACTCATCCAGAATTTACGACTGAAGAACAAAAAAAATTAGCCAATAAATATTATAAAAAAGGTGTCGGATCGATATTTACCCTTGGATTACATGGTGGAAAGGAAAGAGCCAAAAGATTTATAGAAAGTTTGGAGATCTTTTCCCATCTAGCCAATGTAGCAGATGCCAAATCTTTAATTATCCATCCTGCAAGTACAACTCACGGCCAGTTAAGTGATGAACAATTAAAAGCAGCAGGGATAAAACCAAATATGATAAGAATTTCAATAGGATTAGAAAATATAGATGATCTCATAGGAGATCTTGAAAATGCAATAACAAACTCCAAATAA
- a CDS encoding 2-isopropylmalate synthase gives MEKMIKIFDTTLRDGEQSPGCSMNIGEKIEVARQLEKLGVDIIEAGFPASSKGDFNSVKAIAESVTNVKVAGLARALKGDIDTAWEAIKDAKYPRIHTFIATSDIHMKYKLKKTPEEVYKQAIEMVTYAKTKCDDIEFSAEDATRTRPEFLYKIVEGAIEAGATAINIPDTVGYTTPDEFYKIIKGVRENVKNIDKVDISVHCHNDLGLAAANSLAAVKAGATQIECTINGIGERAGNAALEEVVMAMGVRKDIYPGQNRINTEEIYKTSQLITKITGVEVQPNKAIVGENAFAHESGIHQHGVLENKETYEIMTPESIGLSKNKMVLGKHSGKHAFESHLKECGYEMSREKMEEIFIRFKELADKKKDVSAEDIEALIDGTKEVKNKTYILNRYTVNTGNTITPIVSINMEKDGENIENVAIGDGPVDAAFKAIDKIVDVDFKLNKYVIKAVTEGSDAQGEVFIRLGKDKRNYNGRYTSTDIVEASIRAYMGAINNYFNEEGRI, from the coding sequence ATGGAAAAGATGATAAAGATATTTGATACAACATTGAGAGACGGGGAACAATCACCAGGATGCAGTATGAATATAGGAGAAAAAATAGAGGTTGCCAGACAATTGGAAAAATTAGGAGTAGATATCATAGAGGCAGGATTCCCAGCTTCATCTAAGGGGGATTTTAATTCCGTCAAAGCAATAGCTGAAAGCGTCACAAATGTAAAGGTTGCAGGACTTGCAAGAGCATTAAAGGGGGATATAGATACTGCATGGGAAGCCATAAAAGATGCTAAATATCCAAGGATCCATACATTTATCGCTACATCTGATATCCATATGAAATATAAATTAAAAAAGACACCTGAAGAGGTTTATAAACAAGCAATAGAGATGGTTACATATGCCAAAACTAAGTGTGATGATATAGAATTTTCAGCAGAGGATGCTACAAGAACAAGACCAGAGTTTCTTTATAAAATAGTAGAGGGAGCTATAGAAGCAGGAGCTACAGCGATAAACATACCTGATACGGTAGGATATACTACCCCAGACGAGTTCTATAAGATAATCAAAGGGGTAAGGGAAAATGTAAAAAATATAGATAAAGTAGATATATCGGTACATTGTCACAATGATTTAGGACTGGCAGCCGCTAACTCACTAGCCGCAGTAAAGGCAGGAGCAACACAGATAGAGTGCACCATAAATGGGATAGGAGAAAGAGCAGGAAATGCAGCTTTAGAAGAAGTAGTTATGGCTATGGGTGTAAGAAAGGATATCTATCCCGGACAAAATAGGATAAATACAGAGGAGATATACAAAACCAGTCAGCTTATCACAAAAATAACAGGAGTTGAGGTACAACCTAATAAAGCCATTGTAGGAGAAAATGCTTTTGCCCATGAATCAGGGATCCATCAGCATGGGGTACTAGAAAACAAAGAAACTTATGAGATTATGACTCCTGAATCCATAGGACTGAGTAAAAACAAGATGGTCCTTGGAAAACACTCAGGGAAACATGCTTTTGAAAGTCATTTAAAGGAATGCGGCTATGAAATGAGCAGGGAAAAGATGGAAGAAATCTTCATACGGTTCAAAGAATTAGCAGACAAGAAAAAAGATGTATCAGCAGAAGACATCGAAGCTCTGATAGACGGAACAAAGGAAGTAAAAAATAAGACCTACATATTGAATAGGTATACTGTAAATACAGGTAATACAATCACTCCTATAGTTTCTATAAATATGGAAAAAGATGGTGAAAACATAGAAAATGTAGCCATTGGAGACGGACCTGTAGATGCAGCATTTAAAGCTATAGATAAGATTGTCGATGTAGATTTCAAACTAAATAAATACGTTATAAAAGCAGTGACTGAGGGTAGTGATGCTCAGGGAGAAGTCTTCATAAGGCTGGGTAAAGATAAGAGAAATTATAACGGTAGATATACAAGTACCGATATAGTAGAAGCCAGTATCAGAGCATATATGGGAGCCATAAATAATTATTTTAACGAAGAAGGGAGAATATAG
- the metF gene encoding methylenetetrahydrofolate reductase [NAD(P)H]: MKIKDIFKNKDTVISFEIFPPNNKFPIEKIYKTIDELAELKPDYISVTYGAGGTSQSRTVEITKRIKNINKIETMAHLTCIGATKESINSTLTQLKNNGIKNILALRGDIPRDKVYDSQFSYASDLVKHIKKENTFSVAGAFYPEVHFENNDLLDLFHLKTKVESGTDFLVSQLFFDNEDFYAFKEKTQKLNLNIPLVAGILPVTNYKQIQKVRELCNARIPRKFQAILDKFKDNPKALEEAGITYATEQIIDLIASGVEGIHIYTMNKVDVTRRILENIKYIRKGIGEAE; the protein is encoded by the coding sequence ATGAAGATAAAAGACATATTTAAAAATAAAGATACAGTAATCTCATTTGAGATCTTTCCACCCAACAATAAGTTCCCCATAGAAAAAATATATAAAACTATCGATGAACTAGCAGAACTAAAACCGGATTATATAAGTGTCACATATGGAGCAGGGGGAACCAGTCAGAGTAGAACTGTAGAGATCACCAAGAGAATTAAAAATATAAATAAGATAGAAACCATGGCTCATTTAACCTGTATAGGCGCTACCAAAGAGTCTATAAATAGTACTTTAACCCAGTTAAAAAATAATGGAATAAAAAACATCTTAGCCCTGAGAGGGGATATTCCCAGAGATAAAGTCTATGATTCACAGTTTAGCTATGCCAGTGACCTGGTAAAACATATAAAGAAAGAAAATACTTTTTCTGTGGCAGGAGCCTTTTATCCTGAGGTTCACTTTGAAAATAATGATCTATTAGATCTTTTCCATCTGAAAACAAAGGTCGAATCTGGAACGGATTTTTTAGTCTCACAACTGTTTTTTGATAATGAAGATTTTTATGCATTTAAAGAAAAAACTCAAAAATTAAATTTAAATATTCCACTAGTTGCAGGAATCCTACCTGTAACAAATTATAAACAGATCCAAAAAGTAAGGGAACTATGTAATGCAAGGATCCCAAGGAAATTTCAGGCTATACTAGATAAGTTCAAGGACAATCCAAAAGCATTAGAAGAGGCTGGAATAACCTATGCCACAGAACAGATCATAGATTTAATAGCTTCTGGTGTAGAAGGAATTCATATTTATACAATGAATAAGGTCGACGTGACCAGAAGAATATTAGAAAATATAAAATATATTCGTAAAGGAATCGGGGAGGCCGAGTAA
- a CDS encoding aspartate kinase, producing the protein MGTIIQKFGGTSVKNTERILEIAKKIVERKKLGDDIVVVLSAQGGYTDTLLKKAHNISKTPKKRELDVLLSTGEQISIALLAMAIEELGESAISFTATQLGIKTCSNYNCAQILDIENKKIKEALKEGNIVVVAGFQGVDPYGNITTLGRGGSDTTAVALGVALDAQEVEIYTDVDGIYSADPRVVKDAKKIDEINYSEMIEMAGNGAKVLHSRSVELACKYNIKIHLRSSYSWKEGSIVKGEDEMEKEVIRGITHSKNLSKITLRDTPHRLVDVINTLSNKGYNIDIITHDFDLERGATISCILKQELLESAFEVLEDKYPESRKNLIHIPNLGKVSVIGIGVKSKGVAAQVFKVLSENNISIEMVSSSDINISCIIHQKNLEKAVSLLHRELIEEAK; encoded by the coding sequence GTGGGAACTATTATTCAGAAATTTGGAGGAACCTCTGTAAAAAATACAGAAAGAATATTAGAAATTGCTAAAAAAATTGTAGAAAGAAAAAAGCTGGGAGATGATATAGTTGTTGTATTATCTGCCCAAGGAGGATATACCGATACCCTTTTAAAAAAAGCACACAATATATCCAAAACTCCTAAAAAAAGGGAATTAGATGTATTGTTATCAACTGGAGAACAGATCTCTATAGCTCTCTTGGCTATGGCAATAGAGGAACTAGGTGAAAGTGCGATTTCATTTACTGCAACACAACTAGGGATAAAAACCTGTAGTAATTACAACTGTGCCCAGATCTTGGATATAGAGAATAAAAAGATAAAAGAAGCATTAAAGGAAGGGAATATAGTTGTTGTGGCAGGATTCCAAGGAGTCGATCCATATGGAAATATAACCACACTAGGACGGGGAGGTTCTGACACTACTGCTGTAGCATTAGGAGTAGCTTTAGATGCACAAGAAGTAGAGATTTATACAGATGTTGATGGTATCTATTCCGCGGATCCAAGGGTAGTTAAAGATGCTAAGAAAATAGATGAAATTAACTATAGTGAGATGATAGAGATGGCTGGAAACGGAGCTAAAGTCCTCCACAGTAGAAGTGTGGAACTGGCCTGTAAATACAATATTAAAATACATTTACGTTCCTCATATTCATGGAAGGAAGGGAGTATTGTCAAGGGAGAAGATGAGATGGAAAAAGAAGTAATCCGAGGAATTACCCACAGTAAAAATTTATCTAAAATAACTTTAAGAGATACCCCCCATAGATTGGTAGATGTTATAAACACCTTATCTAATAAAGGGTATAACATCGATATTATTACCCATGATTTTGACCTTGAAAGGGGGGCTACAATCTCATGTATTTTAAAACAGGAGTTATTGGAGAGTGCTTTTGAAGTTTTAGAAGACAAATACCCTGAGAGTAGAAAAAACCTAATTCATATCCCAAATCTCGGAAAGGTATCTGTCATAGGAATAGGTGTGAAATCAAAGGGGGTAGCAGCACAAGTTTTTAAAGTATTGTCTGAAAATAATATTTCCATTGAGATGGTATCTTCATCAGATATAAATATTTCCTGTATCATCCACCAGAAAAATCTAGAAAAGGCGGTATCCCTCCTTCATAGAGAATTAATTGAGGAGGCCAAATGA
- a CDS encoding homoserine dehydrogenase codes for MKVGIIGIGTVGREVINIISCQRAKIEKLLGEKIEVQKICNRTPREEYEDYSFTHDYKEILKDPSIDTVIELMGGIKIPLEIAKKTLTAEKNLVTANKELLAIHGNELFQLAKEKDVKIFFEAAVGGGIPILSPLKESLFPNNFKKIRGILNGTANYILTQMSEGASYEQALKDATEKGYAETDPTFDVEGIDSAHKISLLSYLAWGEIKEFKEIKIDGITGLTAKDIEKAAKNNQKYKLLGEAAIDEDTQKITLAVKPILVGKGDLFYEVNGIYNAIEIEGSYTGKTIFYGEGAGGNATANAVISDLYKVINSKSWQR; via the coding sequence ATGAAAGTTGGAATTATTGGAATAGGTACCGTAGGAAGGGAGGTTATCAATATTATTTCCTGCCAGAGGGCAAAGATAGAAAAATTATTGGGAGAAAAGATCGAAGTCCAAAAGATATGTAATAGAACGCCCAGGGAAGAATATGAAGATTATTCATTCACTCATGACTATAAAGAGATCCTAAAGGATCCATCTATTGATACTGTCATTGAATTAATGGGAGGGATAAAGATTCCATTGGAGATAGCTAAAAAAACTCTGACAGCAGAAAAAAATCTGGTTACAGCTAATAAGGAGCTTTTAGCTATCCATGGAAATGAGTTATTCCAGCTGGCAAAAGAAAAGGATGTAAAAATCTTTTTTGAAGCTGCTGTAGGAGGAGGAATACCTATCTTATCTCCCCTAAAAGAATCTCTCTTTCCCAATAATTTTAAAAAAATAAGAGGAATATTAAATGGAACAGCAAATTATATTTTGACACAGATGAGTGAAGGAGCCAGTTATGAACAAGCTTTAAAAGATGCAACTGAAAAAGGATACGCTGAAACAGACCCAACATTTGATGTTGAAGGAATTGATTCTGCTCATAAGATCAGTTTACTGAGTTATCTGGCTTGGGGAGAAATAAAAGAATTTAAAGAGATAAAAATAGATGGGATCACAGGATTAACAGCCAAAGATATAGAAAAAGCTGCTAAGAACAACCAGAAATATAAATTGTTAGGTGAAGCTGCCATAGATGAAGATACACAAAAAATAACCCTAGCCGTTAAACCAATATTAGTGGGAAAAGGTGACCTATTCTACGAGGTCAACGGAATATACAATGCTATAGAAATAGAGGGAAGTTATACAGGAAAAACAATTTTTTATGGGGAAGGGGCAGGAGGAAATGCTACAGCAAATGCAGTGATTTCAGATCTCTATAAGGTGATAAACAGTAAAAGTTGGCAGAGATAA
- a CDS encoding 3-isopropylmalate dehydratase large subunit, with translation MTIVEKILANRSNKAEVKPGDNIWVDVDILMTHDVCGPGTMGIFKENFGEDARVWDKEKVVLIPDHYIFTKDKYAMRNIEYVTKFAKEQEIKHFYEPFTDDYKGVCHVALAEEGHNKPGDVLFGTDSHTCTSGAFGQFASGIGNTDAGFIMGTGKLWVKVPESIKFQFDGKFPSYIMGKDVVLQTIGDIGFDGATYRCMEYGGDAISGLNMEERMTICNMAIEAGGKCGIIAADEVTKKYLEERGVTGYEVHNSDEDATYHSVHTYDASKVVPVVAKPYSPGNVEPAENLSHIEVTRSYIGSCTGGKTTDFIAAAKVLRGEKVKIETFIVPATKNVERNFETITIGGETLREIFENAGCKIGPPSCAACLGGPKDTFGRTHSDEVVISTTNRNFHGRMGSMASKVYLASPYTAAASALTGKITDPRKYIEKIEVEIDG, from the coding sequence ATGACTATAGTAGAAAAAATTTTAGCAAACAGGTCAAATAAAGCAGAAGTAAAACCCGGAGATAATATCTGGGTAGATGTAGATATTCTAATGACTCATGATGTGTGCGGTCCGGGAACTATGGGAATATTTAAAGAAAACTTTGGTGAAGATGCCAGGGTATGGGATAAGGAAAAGGTAGTTTTAATTCCAGATCACTATATATTTACAAAAGATAAATATGCCATGAGAAACATAGAGTATGTAACTAAATTTGCCAAAGAACAGGAGATAAAACACTTTTATGAACCATTTACCGATGACTACAAGGGTGTATGTCATGTAGCTCTTGCAGAGGAGGGGCACAATAAACCGGGAGATGTATTATTCGGAACAGATTCCCATACATGCACCTCAGGAGCCTTTGGACAATTTGCTTCTGGGATAGGGAATACCGATGCAGGATTTATTATGGGAACAGGAAAACTTTGGGTGAAAGTTCCTGAATCAATTAAATTCCAGTTTGATGGTAAATTTCCCAGCTATATTATGGGAAAAGACGTGGTGCTACAGACAATTGGAGATATTGGATTTGATGGTGCGACATATAGATGTATGGAATATGGTGGAGATGCCATCTCAGGGTTAAACATGGAAGAGAGGATGACAATCTGTAATATGGCCATAGAAGCCGGAGGAAAGTGTGGAATAATAGCTGCTGATGAAGTGACTAAAAAATATCTAGAGGAAAGAGGTGTAACAGGTTATGAAGTTCATAACTCTGATGAAGATGCAACTTATCATTCTGTTCATACCTATGATGCTAGTAAAGTAGTTCCGGTAGTTGCAAAGCCATACTCTCCAGGGAATGTAGAACCTGCAGAAAACTTATCTCATATAGAGGTAACAAGATCATACATCGGGTCTTGTACAGGGGGGAAAACAACAGATTTTATAGCCGCAGCTAAGGTACTTAGAGGAGAAAAAGTAAAGATAGAAACCTTTATAGTCCCGGCGACAAAGAACGTAGAAAGAAATTTTGAAACGATTACCATAGGGGGAGAAACACTAAGAGAGATCTTTGAAAATGCAGGTTGTAAGATAGGACCACCATCATGTGCAGCATGTTTAGGTGGACCAAAGGACACATTTGGAAGAACTCATTCAGATGAGGTAGTAATATCTACAACTAATAGAAATTTCCATGGAAGGATGGGTTCTATGGCATCCAAGGTATACCTGGCTTCTCCTTATACAGCAGCCGCATCAGCATTGACAGGAAAGATAACGGATCCAAGAAAATATATTGAAAAAATAGAGGTGGAAATAGATGGATAA
- a CDS encoding homoserine O-acetyltransferase/O-succinyltransferase family protein: MRGIADSKDSGILFKNKKKSTAKIKIGVINLMPFKVEVESQFFNLLGRYSLAVEVEFLYPDNHISKHTSMEYLEKNYIPLSKLEERNYQGLIITGAPIENREFEDVKYWGKLKPIFDLDIPSIYICWASQGALYHHYKISKHPLKEKIFGIFNHSVNKNKLIQLDKFHAPHSRNTYNKKEDLLEAGLVIVAENEKAGVYMATTKNLQKIYISGHGEYQINTLDKEYRRDLKNLPENYYRGNDPTKEILFTWDKHRDIFYKNWLDMIIK, encoded by the coding sequence TTGAGAGGTATAGCAGACTCTAAAGACAGCGGTATCCTCTTTAAAAATAAAAAAAAATCTACTGCTAAGATAAAGATCGGAGTTATAAATTTAATGCCCTTTAAGGTAGAGGTTGAATCTCAATTTTTTAACCTCCTAGGTAGGTATAGTCTAGCAGTAGAGGTCGAATTTTTATACCCGGACAATCATATTTCAAAACACACCTCAATGGAATATTTAGAAAAAAACTATATTCCACTCAGTAAATTAGAGGAAAGGAATTACCAGGGTCTGATTATAACAGGGGCTCCTATAGAGAATAGAGAGTTTGAAGATGTAAAGTATTGGGGGAAATTAAAACCTATATTTGATTTGGATATTCCCAGTATCTATATTTGCTGGGCCAGTCAGGGAGCATTATATCACCATTATAAGATTTCAAAACACCCGCTAAAAGAGAAGATCTTCGGGATTTTTAATCATAGTGTTAATAAAAATAAGTTAATTCAATTAGATAAGTTTCATGCACCACATTCTAGAAATACCTACAATAAAAAAGAAGATCTTCTAGAGGCAGGTCTTGTGATAGTCGCAGAAAATGAAAAAGCTGGAGTATACATGGCGACTACAAAAAACTTGCAAAAAATCTATATCTCAGGGCATGGTGAATATCAAATAAATACTTTAGATAAAGAATATCGAAGAGACCTGAAAAACCTCCCTGAAAACTACTATAGAGGTAATGACCCAACTAAAGAAATATTATTTACTTGGGATAAACACAGGGATATTTTTTATAAAAATTGGTTAGATATGATAATCAAATAA
- the leuB gene encoding 3-isopropylmalate dehydrogenase: MEYKIAIMPGDGIGKEISEGAVSVIKKIGKKYNHEFNINYADIGGVAIDNHGTPLPKETIEICKDSDGIILGAVGGPKWDHLKGEDRPEKGLLNIRKELGLYTNLRPAIVYEPLKNASPLKTEIIGEGLDICIVRELTGGIYFGEKGVREDGTAYDILSYNAEEIKRIAIKGFETAMKRDKKVTSVDKSNVLESSRLWRKTVIEISKDYPEVELNHMYVDNAAMQLLINPTQFDVILTMNMFGDILSDEASMITGSIGMLPSASIGEKYGLYEPIHGSAPDIAGQDIANPIATILSAAMMFKYSMGLVEEGVAIEKAVEKVLNDGMRTKDIYTDSTKLVGTKEMVSSIVENI; the protein is encoded by the coding sequence ATGGAATACAAAATAGCAATTATGCCGGGAGACGGAATCGGTAAGGAGATATCAGAAGGAGCAGTAAGTGTCATAAAAAAAATAGGGAAAAAATATAACCATGAATTTAATATAAACTATGCTGATATTGGAGGAGTTGCTATAGATAATCACGGAACTCCTCTTCCAAAAGAAACTATAGAAATATGTAAAGATAGTGATGGAATAATTTTAGGAGCAGTAGGAGGTCCTAAATGGGATCACCTTAAGGGGGAAGATAGACCGGAAAAAGGTCTTTTAAACATCAGAAAAGAATTAGGGCTATATACTAATTTAAGACCAGCTATAGTCTATGAACCATTAAAAAATGCTTCTCCACTAAAGACAGAGATAATCGGTGAAGGCCTTGATATCTGTATAGTCAGGGAACTGACCGGGGGGATTTATTTTGGTGAAAAAGGTGTAAGAGAAGATGGAACAGCCTATGATATTCTTTCTTATAACGCTGAGGAGATAAAAAGGATAGCAATCAAAGGTTTTGAAACAGCCATGAAGAGGGACAAAAAAGTGACAAGTGTGGATAAATCCAATGTATTAGAAAGTTCGAGACTGTGGAGAAAAACTGTAATAGAAATTTCAAAAGACTATCCAGAGGTAGAGTTAAATCATATGTATGTAGACAATGCAGCTATGCAGTTACTGATAAATCCGACTCAATTTGATGTGATCTTAACGATGAATATGTTTGGAGATATCTTATCCGATGAAGCCAGTATGATAACAGGTTCTATTGGGATGTTACCATCAGCCAGCATAGGAGAAAAATATGGATTATATGAGCCTATCCATGGATCTGCACCAGATATAGCGGGACAAGATATAGCCAATCCAATAGCTACTATTTTGTCGGCAGCTATGATGTTTAAGTACTCTATGGGATTAGTGGAGGAGGGAGTTGCGATAGAGAAAGCTGTGGAGAAGGTTTTAAATGATGGTATGAGAACAAAAGATATCTATACAGATTCAACTAAATTAGTTGGGACCAAAGAGATGGTAAGTTCGATAGTAGAAAATATTTAA